The following are from one region of the Luteolibacter yonseiensis genome:
- a CDS encoding acyltransferase family protein has protein sequence MTDKLLPTPRRMLSLDALRGMDMLCIMGLEDVIRELAHWCPTAFLEKLAEQFEHVPWAGLHAYDLIFPLFMFLSGVSIPLSMDSRLDRGDSRWDMWRKILTRCALLILLGMVYNGVFSDKPVGPRFASVLGQIGIAWAIAASLQLVVRDTRKRVAILVGWLAATAVLQLLVPVPGHGAGVLTETGAINTWFDRLFLPGRLHGGSFDPEGIPSAIFAAAITMAGSLVGTFMKRPDAYSWKTVGTLAATGAAAVLLGWACWAAGYPPIKSLWTASFNLLAIGIATLLFALFFGIIDVARCQSWSFALRVIGMNSLTIYLGSKLVSFPDMSAFLFGRVVGPAGDAAPLLLLCGVLVLEWLVLYFFYRQRWFLRV, from the coding sequence ATGACGGACAAGCTCCTCCCCACGCCCCGCCGCATGCTCTCGCTGGATGCCCTGCGAGGCATGGACATGCTTTGCATCATGGGGCTGGAGGACGTGATCCGCGAGCTCGCCCACTGGTGCCCGACGGCATTTCTGGAAAAACTCGCCGAGCAGTTCGAACACGTGCCGTGGGCGGGGCTGCACGCGTATGACCTGATTTTCCCGCTCTTCATGTTCCTCTCCGGCGTGTCCATCCCGCTTTCCATGGACTCCCGGCTGGACCGTGGTGACTCGCGGTGGGACATGTGGCGGAAAATCCTGACCCGCTGCGCGCTGCTCATCCTGCTGGGCATGGTTTACAACGGGGTGTTCTCCGACAAGCCCGTGGGACCGCGCTTCGCCAGCGTGCTCGGGCAGATCGGCATCGCATGGGCCATCGCCGCCTCGCTGCAGCTCGTCGTGCGGGACACCCGCAAGCGCGTGGCCATCCTCGTCGGCTGGCTCGCGGCCACCGCCGTCCTCCAGCTTCTCGTCCCGGTGCCCGGCCACGGCGCGGGCGTGCTCACCGAGACCGGCGCGATCAACACCTGGTTCGACCGCCTGTTCCTCCCCGGCCGCCTGCACGGCGGCAGCTTCGACCCCGAGGGCATCCCCAGCGCCATCTTCGCCGCCGCCATCACCATGGCGGGTTCCCTCGTGGGCACGTTCATGAAACGGCCCGATGCGTATTCATGGAAAACCGTCGGCACCCTGGCGGCCACCGGAGCCGCCGCCGTGCTGCTCGGCTGGGCCTGTTGGGCGGCCGGTTATCCGCCGATCAAGTCGCTGTGGACCGCGTCCTTCAACCTCCTCGCCATCGGCATCGCCACGCTGTTGTTCGCGCTGTTCTTCGGCATCATCGATGTGGCGCGCTGCCAGTCGTGGAGCTTCGCGCTGCGGGTCATCGGCATGAATTCGCTGACCATCTACCTCGGCTCCAAGCTCGTCTCGTTCCCGGACATGTCCGCCTTCCTCTTCGGCCGGGTGGTGGGGCCCGCCGGGGATGCCGCCCCGCTGCTGCTGCTTTGCGGCGTGCTCGTGCTGGAGTGGCTGGTGCTTTATTTCTTCTACAGGCAGCGGTGGTTCCTGCGGGTGTGA
- a CDS encoding S1 family peptidase, whose product MRIPLLLPSLMSVFLLGCAGDVSFWKYDNPEVRALQKTETDRHIGDGKEKKAMRDHIGARVGLVSTGSSDRPDSSAYGVPAGGRAAAVTADGYYLTAWHVVRDKPFFIETDLLKKPHPGRLVWSDPDADLALLKIAPTGGPFFKKMKATSPPGDIVFSADRKGRGVLAPDKNGTYDLRKITGNGSFFAAGKVLDSKGRDLGQGLHDFPTTLVARGGMSGAPVVTADGGLCGILSRIEWSVFHTRLRTIAVMIEPERLSDIIEKDRKKTNGSTVSTTRTVPEKSTKGAE is encoded by the coding sequence ATGCGGATCCCCCTGCTGTTGCCATCCCTGATGTCGGTCTTCCTGCTCGGTTGTGCCGGGGACGTTTCTTTCTGGAAGTATGACAATCCCGAAGTGAGGGCGCTCCAGAAAACGGAGACGGACCGCCACATCGGCGATGGCAAGGAGAAGAAGGCCATGCGCGATCACATCGGCGCGCGGGTGGGTCTTGTCTCGACGGGCTCGAGCGACAGGCCGGACTCCTCCGCCTACGGTGTGCCGGCGGGAGGCCGTGCGGCGGCGGTGACCGCGGATGGATACTACCTGACGGCCTGGCACGTGGTGCGGGACAAGCCGTTTTTCATCGAGACGGACCTCCTGAAAAAACCTCATCCCGGGCGGCTGGTGTGGAGCGATCCCGATGCGGATCTGGCATTGCTGAAAATCGCGCCCACGGGAGGACCTTTTTTCAAGAAGATGAAGGCCACCTCACCGCCGGGCGACATCGTGTTCAGCGCGGACCGGAAGGGACGCGGAGTGCTGGCGCCGGATAAGAACGGGACCTATGACTTGCGGAAAATCACCGGGAACGGATCCTTTTTCGCTGCGGGAAAAGTCCTGGATTCCAAGGGCCGGGATCTCGGACAAGGCCTCCACGATTTCCCGACCACCCTGGTGGCGCGGGGCGGCATGAGCGGCGCGCCCGTGGTCACCGCGGACGGCGGATTGTGCGGGATCCTCTCAAGGATCGAGTGGTCCGTTTTCCATACGAGGCTGCGGACGATCGCCGTGATGATCGAACCGGAGCGCCTTTCCGACATCATTGAGAAGGATCGGAAAAAAACGAACGGATCCACCGTGTCCACGACGAGAACCGTTCCGGAAAAAAGCACCAAAGGTGCGGAATGA
- a CDS encoding DEAD/DEAH box helicase: MKTFKELGVRADLIKGIQELGIIHPTDVQDQAIPFLLENGGDLVAQAQTGTGKTAAFGLPLLMKVNPKSNDIQAVVVAPTRELAKQIGKQLFRFTKFSEQKIFTEVLCGGDNFDRQVASLQRPTHIVVVTPGRLLDLFQKKALTLLHVKHLVLDEADEMLSMGFKKELVKIFGLTRARKSTWLFSATIPDAINGLIKDCMSGKPQSLKIDKAHVVNRDIDHRFAICGRDEKTEFISGFLSRQGESRGVIFCRTKAGAIVLGKQLAAKGFPVAVLQGDLTQKERDTIMRSFKKERVQFLIATDVAARGIDVEGLSFVIHHQLPEQIEYYTHRSGRTARAGKKGISLTLVEPRERAKITKLENTLDLSFSEVR; this comes from the coding sequence TTGAAAACGTTTAAAGAACTCGGCGTCCGCGCGGACCTCATCAAGGGCATCCAGGAGCTCGGCATCATCCATCCCACCGACGTGCAGGACCAGGCGATCCCGTTCCTGCTGGAAAACGGTGGCGATCTCGTCGCCCAGGCGCAGACGGGCACGGGCAAGACGGCGGCGTTCGGCCTGCCGCTGCTGATGAAGGTGAACCCGAAGTCGAACGACATCCAGGCGGTGGTCGTCGCGCCGACGCGCGAGCTGGCGAAGCAGATCGGCAAGCAGCTCTTCCGCTTCACCAAGTTTTCCGAGCAGAAGATTTTCACCGAGGTGCTGTGCGGCGGGGACAACTTCGACAGGCAGGTGGCCTCGCTCCAGCGGCCCACTCACATCGTGGTGGTGACTCCGGGACGCCTGCTGGACCTTTTCCAGAAGAAGGCGCTGACGCTGCTGCATGTGAAACACCTGGTGCTGGACGAGGCGGACGAGATGCTCAGCATGGGCTTCAAGAAGGAGCTGGTGAAGATCTTCGGCCTCACGCGGGCGCGCAAGAGCACCTGGCTTTTCTCGGCGACCATCCCGGACGCCATCAACGGTCTCATCAAGGACTGCATGTCCGGAAAGCCGCAATCGCTCAAGATCGACAAGGCGCACGTGGTGAACCGCGACATCGACCACCGGTTCGCGATCTGCGGCCGGGACGAGAAGACCGAGTTCATCTCCGGCTTCCTCAGCCGCCAGGGGGAGAGCCGCGGCGTGATCTTCTGCCGCACCAAGGCGGGCGCCATCGTGCTCGGGAAACAGCTCGCGGCCAAGGGGTTTCCCGTGGCGGTGCTGCAGGGCGACCTCACGCAGAAGGAGCGGGACACCATCATGCGGTCGTTCAAGAAGGAGCGCGTGCAGTTTCTCATCGCCACGGACGTCGCGGCGCGGGGGATCGATGTCGAGGGGCTCTCGTTCGTGATCCACCACCAGCTTCCCGAGCAGATCGAGTACTACACCCACCGTAGCGGAAGAACCGCCCGGGCCGGAAAGAAGGGGATCTCCCTGACACTGGTGGAGCCGAGGGAGCGGGCGAAAATCACGAAGCTGGAGAACACGCTGGATCTTTCTTTTTCAGAGGTGCGCTGA